CGCTCGGAGGCGGGAGTGCTGCTGGTGCGGCATACGTACGGGTCGGATGGGCGTGTGGACTCGGCGACAGGAGGAGGCCATGGCGCCTCGCTTTCCTGGGAGCCCACGGCGGGGGCCTGCCAACCGGGTTCCAATTGCTGTGGCCGGATGCCCCAGGTGCGCCAGGCGGTGGATTCCTACGCGGGACGGGGTGACGGCAATGAGGGGGCCGCCGGCGTGTTGAGCACCTATGCGACGCTCTCCAACTATGGCCAGGAGAATGCGCCGCGCATGTACCAGACGCAGGATGAGTGCGCGGTGAGTGGAGCTTGCAGCCCGGGCTCGGTCCGCTCGGAGTGGACCTGCTCGTCGCCCGGAAATCCCGGCAAGGAAATCGCGCGCAAGGACAAGCGGGACAACTGGCAGGTATTTGGCTATTCCTTGTCACCCGAAGCCTCTCCACGATTGGAGCTCGCCAGTGTCAAGCGGGGTGCCTCGGATATGCTCGGGACGGGGGCCCTGGAGGAAACACGGTACACCTATATCTACGCCAACGGCCAGCAACTGCCGCAAGTGGAGGAGGAGGCCAGTGTCCTGGGAGGGGCCGCGGATCTCAAGCGCACGCTTCACGTCTATGCCCCCGGAACGGACCGCGAGAAGGCCCTCATTCGCTCTGGTTGGACGCGGGTCCGCGGCAGCAACGGCACCTGGACGACCGAACGCCGTTTCGTGGGCACCTTCTTTTTCACTACCATCAATGGAACCGAGGAGGATCCATTTGGCCGGGTGAGGGAGGTTCATGGTCCATGCTGGGTGAGCAGTGAGTCCGCCACGGATTGTCCCACGACGGTGCCCCATCCCGTGACGCACTACGTGTATTTCGAGCCGAACGCCACTAGCGCGCATGCCAACCGGTTGTCCCAGGAGATTGTCTACCCCGCCGGAGGCCCGGTGGGTCCGAATTCGGTCAGTCTGATGACCGGGCACCTTTACGATTTCAATTCCAACTGGAGCCGAATCGAGACCGTCATCGACGCCAATGGACGGACCACCACGAACTATTACGATGAAGACCGGCTCGTGAGGACGGAGGATGGCGCCTATCAGGCGTATCGGTCGAAACTCATCACCTACGGCTATCAGAGCGACAAGTACTTGAGCTACATCAGCCATCCCGAGGGAGACTTCGATGTCTTCTGCTACCGCACCGGTACCTCGCCGGACGGGCGCTGCACCAGTGGTGCGATGTCGGACAAACTCCAGTGGGTGGCACGAGCCCGTGGGGCGGATGGGACGGGTTGGACGGAGAAGACCGTCTACGCCTACTGGCCCGATGGAACGCTGAAAGAGGAGCGATTCCTGAGCCAGACGGGGAGCGGGACGCAGACGAGGCGGGTGATGAAGTACGCGGCGGATGCGCACAAGCGGCCGACGTGGAGCAAGTGGGGAGAAGGTGCGGGGAGCTTCAGCGCGGCGAAGTCCTTCGATGGCGCGGACAACCTGACGGGAGTGGGGCACGCCTTCAACAATCCGCCCGCGTGGTGTGGCGGGGTGAAGACGGGGATGGGGTCGCTGGAGAACGGTACGCCGTTGTCTCAGCTGTGCTCCTCGCTGGCCTATGACCGGGCCAACAGGCTGGTACAGGTGGACGAGTTCCCGGAGGACGGCGTCTCCCAGCGCACGCTCTTCACCTATGACGTGCAGGGCAACGTGTCCGGAGTGAAGGTGGGTTGCCAGTCCACGGACACGTTCGCGACCTGCGCTCAGCCCGTGTCCACGTACACGCATGACGATTTCGGCCAGGTGGTGGAGGTGTCCCTGCCGCACGCCGATGGGCCGGTGCGCTACGCTTATGATGCCCAGGGTAACCAGGTGGTGAAGGAGACGGCCGCGATGCGTCAGGCCGGCGAGTATGTATTTTCCACCTACGACATGCTCTCGCGCCTGGTTTCCGTCCAGCGAGTGCATGCCACGGGAAGCGAGCTTCTCTATCGTCTGGGTTACGATGCCCAGGGAACGCCTCCCTCGAGTTGTCCGGCGGTGGAATACACCAAGGGCCGGCTTCGCCACCGCGAGGACTCTTTCGGCACCACCTGGTTCTCGTATGACTTGTGGGGCAACCTGCTGGGGGAGATTCGCGTGAGGGCGGGGGCCACGACGTGTGGCACCGAAGTCAATGCGAACCCGCACACTCGCTACACCTACACGCTCAACGGCAACCTCCAGTCGGTGACGTACCCGAACGGGCGGACGGTGACGTATGTGTACGGGACGGGAGGCAACACCAACCGGGTGAGCGCGGTGGACGTGACGCTGTACGACGGGACGGCGTGGATCACACGGCGGCTGTTGAGCAACGTCACGTGGGAGCCGTATGGAGGGCTGCGGGGCTACACGTTGAACCCGCCCGGAGCGAATGGCTCCATGACGGTGGAGTACGGACTGGGGGATGACGGCTCGGTGCCGCCCGCGGGCTGCTCCACCAGTTTCCCCTCCGCGGCGGGCTCGGACCTGACGGGGCGGCTGCGCAGCCTGCGCGTGTCCTCGGGCAGCGTGGCGATGGGGGCGGGGACGGGAGATATCTACCAGCGGACGTACACGTGGAAGGCGGACCAGGTGGTGCGTACGGACACGTGCCTGCTGGGGCAGAATGCGACGCCGATGCAGGAGACGTACGCCTACGACAGGACGCTGCGTCTGACGGGAGCGGGCCGGACGGCGGGTAACTTCAGCGCGACGGGTGGGGCGTTTGGCTCGCGAGCCTATACGTATGACGGACGGGGCAACCGCACGGCCATGACGAGCGACGGAGCCACCTTCTCGCTGAACTACGCGACAGGCAGCGGGCACAAGGACCGGCTGGTAGGGTGGGGTTCGAGCGCGGCCAACAGCCAGCTGGGGTACAGGCTGGAGTACGACGCGGAAGGACGAGTCACGCGCAAGGCGGACATGAGAGAGAACACCACCCTGGCGTTTGAGTACGGGCAGTCGGTGGGGGTGGCCACGGAGAGCGTCTTCCGGGCGGTGGAGGTGAATGGGGCCTTCTACAACTACTACTACGACGGGCTGGGACGCCGGAGGCAGAAGAGTTACCCGGGAGGGACGAGCGACGAGTTCTTCTACACGGGGGCCAACCAGTTGCTGGTGGACCGGGGAAGCAGCGACGTGGTGACGCCTGTGGCGCACTACACGCAGGACGACTACGTGTGGTTGGGCGGGCGGCCGGTGGCGCTGGTGCGCGGCAAGCTGAGCAACGCGTGGACGCGGCTGGCGGACACGTCGGCGGACTGCACTCGCAACGGGGAGGCCGCGGCCTGCGGAGTCTACTTCCCGGTGACGGACCAGTTGGGCAAGCCGGTGCTGATGTTGGATGGCAGCGGCCATGTGGCGGGAGCGGTGGATTACGAGCCGTTTGGCCACGTCAACCGGGTGGGACTGGTGGCGGAGACGGTGCATCCGCTCGACAACGACAGTGCCTCCAGCCAGACGCTGGGCATCATGGCGCAGCCCACGGGGACGTCGCCGCTGGCGAACCACGCGACATCCGTGAGGATGCGGGCTATGTTCCACCAAGTGGACCTGACGGCGGGACAGGTGGACGTGGTGGATGCGGACCTGGGGACGGTATTGGCCTCCGTGTCGGGAGCGGGCCGAGGGCGGACCTGGTCGAACTGGGTGACCCCTTCCACGGGACGCGCGAGCGTGAGGCTGGTTTGGTCCGGTGGGCCGACGAACACGACGTCCCAGGGCGTGGTGCTGGAAGGCTACGAGTATCAGCGCTACCAGACCGGGGCCCAACCCTTCTGGACGCCGCTGCGTTTCCCCGGCCAGTACCACGACGCCGAGACCGACCTCTTCGAGAACTGGAACCGCTACTACGACCCGAGCATTGGTCGGTACTTGCAATCGGAGCCGGTGCTGCAAATGCCTACGATAGTTCATGGCTTTGCTCGGCAGGGCCAAGTTCTGACGCCATACGCATACGCACTGAACAACCCTCTCCATTTCGTCGACCCCAATGGCCTTATTCCAATCGACACCGTTTGGGACGTCGGAAACGTCATCTATGATATCGTTGTTGGAGACTGGACGGCACTCGGCTTCGATGTGGCCGCGATGGCTGTGCCCTACGTCCCTGCGGGTGCCTCGAAAGTTGCTGGCCTCTGCGGTAAGGCCGCAAAGGGCGGAGGCGAAAAACTCGTTGACATCTACCGCGCTGTTGGTCCAGATGAGCTTGAAGATATCCTAGCCACCGGAGCGTTCAGGAACTTGCCTGGGCTGGAAGGCAAATACTTCACGACGAGCGGCGAAGCGGCGGCAAGCTACGCTCGTCAAGCCGTTCAGGCCTTTGGCGACGCCCCGTACACCATCGTGCGGACACAGGTACCTGAGAGCGTTCTGCGCACACCGGGGATCAGTGCAACGGTAGACCGTGGTATCCCTGCCTATGTTCTCCCGACCGAGGCGTTGCCAGGCCTTCAACCTCAGATCCTCAATTACTCACCCATACCGTGGAGACTGCCATGAAGCGGTTCATTACCAACATCCGTCTCAAGCGGACTGAGGAGGGAGGAAGAAGTCAGCCCATTCCTCCGAGAACCTTCGGGTGCCCAGTTTTCTTTGAGAACGTCCCAGAGCTTCAATCCCACGGTTATGATTGTCGGATGCTGCTTGCGGAATACGGAGAGCCCGTTCCTCCAGGTGGGGCCGTCGATGAAGTCGCTCTGCTATTTCTTTCAGCAGATGAACTCCTCCCCTTCGTGAGGCCAGGTGTCAGGTTCTCTATGTGGGAAGGCAAGACTATCGGCTCCGGAGTCGTGGTCAGAGTTGAGGATGCACCTTGAGTAGCTAACTCAACTGACTGAAGAGGATGAGGCGGCAGGCGAGCTGGAGGCGGGCGAAGTGGACGTTGTCACGCACTTCGTAGCGGATGGTGAGCCGACGGTAGCGTGGCAGCCACGCCAGAGTTCGCTCCGCCACCCAACGGTGGCGGTCCAAACCCTTCGAGGCGTCGATGCCACGGCGAGCAATGCGCGGCTGGAGGCGCACTCCAGTAGCCCTCCGGATAGGATAGAATATGAGTGGGTTTTCCGTCTTGAATACCTTGCTTCTGATCTGGGATGGACGAGATCGCCCTTTTTTCTTGCCATTCATCGGACGGCCTGATGTCAAGATTTTGTATGGTTTTGTCTTGGGTTTGGAGTCGGCCGCCTTGCGTATGGGGCAACTCGATGAAGAATATGTACGATTCCGAGAGTGGCTGCGAGACGTAAAGCATGAGTTTCCGCCTGATGGATGGCACGAACTGTATCTGAGGGAGTCTCAAGGCGACCACTTGGTTGCATGCCTCAGATATCTTGGTCGAGTGGTAGAGTTCCTCGGAAAAAGCTGAACACTTTGTTCTACCCATGGAGGAACAACGTATAAGGTTGCCTCCATGGGTGTTTTCAAGGTTCTCCTCCGCGGCCGAGCTCGGACCTGACGGGGCGGCTGCGCAGCCTGCGCGTGTCCTCGGGCACGGTGGCGATGGGGGCGGGGACGGGAGACATCTACCAGCGGACGTACACGTGGAAGGCGGACCAGGTGGTGCGCACGGACACGTGCCTGCTGGGGCAGAATGCGACGCCGATGCAGGAGACGTACGCCTACGACAGGACGCTGCGCCTGACGGGAGCGGGCCGGACGGCGGGCAACTTCAGCGCGACGGGTGGGGCGTTTGGCTCGCGAGCCTATACGTATGACGGACGGGGCAACCGCACGGCCATGACGAGCGACGGAGCCACCTTCTCGCTGAACTACGCGACAGACAGCGGGCACAAGGACCGGCTGGTGGGGTGGGGCTCGAGCGAGGCCAACAGCCAGTTGGGGTACACGCTGGAGTACGACGCGGAGGGACGCGTCACGCGCAAGGCGGACCTTGGAGAGAACACCACCCTGGCGTTTGAGTACGGGCAGTCGGTGGGAGTGGCCACGGAGAGCGTCTTCCGGGCGGTGGCCTCCTTTTCTCCGCGCCCAGTCCGGGCCCTCGGAGCGGCATCTCCTGCCTCGTGGGCCCCGCCCTCCTGGGACTTGCGCACTACCTCACCCGTCATGCCTTGACCCGAACCTCCTGGGTGATGGGCCGCCCTACGCCCCTACGGCTCCTCCCCTCATCCAGTCGGTCCGATTCCGGGCCGATTTCCCTCATCTAAGCTGCGCGGTAACACAGTTCGGTGACAGGTAGGCCGGTCACCGACAACTCAAAGGATACATGCTCGACATGCGCTATCACCTCCGTCTGCCTGGGAAGAGAATCTCTTGGTTGCCAATGATTCTTGGCATGGGGGTCGCCGCATGCGCGGGAGCACAGAAGCCCCTGTCTCTCCCCAAGTACCTACAGGGAGAGTGCTCATATACGCTCAGTCATGATGAATCCTCATGCACCCTGCGCAGTGGGTGGGAGAATGTTTCGGCCGAGGAGCCTGCGACGGAATCCAGTGGTCAGCTTGTCCGCAACGGCCAGCAGCTCTTGGATTTGAAGTGTGGCGCTGAAGCGGACGCCTGTGGTATCCGTGTTCGTTGCGTCTGCATGACTTCGTCTCCAAGTCCCTAGCGTTCCCTGGCGCGCTCACCTCGCGTGAGAAGTGAACACCGAGGTGGGCTCTGGCCACGGAGAGCGTCTTCCGGGCGGTGGAGGTGAATGGGGCCTTCTACAACTACTACTACGGCGGGCTGGGACGCTGGAGGCAGAAGAGCTACCCGGGAGGGACGAGCGACGAGTTCTTTTACATGGGGGCCAACCAGTTGCTGGTGGACCGGGAAAGCAGCGACGTGGTGGCGCCCGTGGCGCACTACACGCAGGACGACTACGTGTGGCTGGAGGGGCGGCCGGTGGTGCTGGTGCGGGGCAAGCTGAGCAATACGTGGGCGCGGTTGGCGGACACGTCAGCGGACTGCTCGCGTAACGGGGAGGCAGCGGCGTGTGGGGTGTACTTCCCGGTGACGGACCACCTGGGCAAGCCGGTGCTGATGTTGGATGACAGTGGGCGGGTGTCGGGAGCGGTAGATTACGAACCGTTCGGCCATGTCAACCGGGTGGGCTTGGTGGCGGAGACCGCGCATCCGCTCAACAACAACAGTGCCTCCAGCCAGACGCTGGGAGCCATGGAACAGCCCACGGGGACATCGCCGCTGGCCAACAACGCGACTTCCGTGAAGATGCGGGCCCTGTTCCACAAGGTGGACCTGACGGCGGGCCAGGTGGAGGTGGTGGATGCGAATCTGGGCACGGTGCTGGCGTCCGTGTCGGGAACGGGTCGGGGGCGGACCTGGTCGGACTGGGTGACGCCCTCCACGGGGCGCGCGAACGTGAGGCTGGCCTGGCCCGGTGGGCCGGCGAACACGACGTCCCAGGGAGTGGTGTTGGAGGGCTATGAATACCAGCGCTACCAGACGGGGGCCCAACCCTTCTGGATGCCGCTGCGCTTCCCCGGCCAGTACTACGACGCGGAGACGGACCTCTTCGAGAATTGGAACCGCTACTACGACCCGAGTATTGGCAGGTACTTGCAGCCTGAGCCGATATTGCAGCGGCCGGAAATGCTCAAATGGTACGTCCAGGGAGCGCGAAACCTCCCCCTATACGGGTACGCTGGAAACAACCCAGTCAACCTCGTGGACCCGACTGGGAAGAATCCCATTGCGTTGTTACTCTGCGCCTTTGGCGGGTGTGAGGCTGTAGGCGCTGCGGCGGGTTCCGCACTGCTGTGGACTGGCGCGACCATAGGAGCAGCCTGGGCCGGAGCTGAGTTGGGTGCTTGGTTCAACGAGAAGAAGGACGACGACTCTTGCCCCGCTGATGGACAGGATGACTCCAAGTCTCTTGAAGACATTATGGCAAGCGCAACTCCCGGGCGCGAGACCAAGGGCCGGGCAGACCAATGGATACTTCCTGGCAATGCGGACAACGCAAATGCTGACTTTGATGCCCTGCGGCCAACTGGGGTGCGTGACATCCCCGATAAAAGAGGTAGGGTCGGATGGCTTCCCGATGGAAGAACGGTGGTCGTCAGGCCGGAAAGCTCGGATGGTAGACCCACCCTGGAAATTCAAGATGGAAAGAAGAGGATAAAAATTCGATATGGCCCATGACCTCATGACGGAGACGTATGAGCCCATCGACGTGGGCACCTCGGGGTTCAAGCATCTTGAATGCATGAGCCTGACCGACACGCGCCTGGGCTTGAAAATTGTCCTCGCCGATGTCGCCAGCGAGCGCGCTGTCGAGCTGACCTTCGAGGGGTTCGTGGGGTACCGGAACATCAACGAGAGCTTCCGCCTCCGAACCTGGCACGAGCGCAGGCCCTATTCCACGGAGGGGGTTTTCCTGGTGGCTCATTCTCGTTGGCTGGAGTGGCTTCGAGAGGAGTCGGGAGGCGTTCTGGACCACGTCAACCTCCGTCATTACGCCCTCTACACAGGCGAGGACTGTATTGATGTGGCGACAGAATTTCCTCCCACCTTCACCAGT
Above is a window of Cystobacter fuscus DNA encoding:
- a CDS encoding RHS repeat-associated core domain-containing protein; the encoded protein is MKNRDFPWFNGLLASSGASWPSAACLVMLFCLLVMTSAHAHDFGYHELRSNPDGIGASIITWDCSCPGGTVGSQRCTRYATDGAGNVSPDARRDYLFLGTLGLNACAKGPQWECNSDLDCVKPGAFGQGQCVVNPAAQLTETASGNEFFDPIVMCSYPVPESEVCDGKDNDLDGQTDEDGFGGTVCLQDGGTATIPDAGGDGGLFCGAEICADGQDNDCDGAVDEDCMPGELDGGGPVGSNRCLYRYDPVNLASGSSFEQVEDLRIEDGFTTLTFDRTFSSRGDEWIYDAPLVGVPKPFGGSPNNPESVEWWHNWLSVVVEHQYHWSVRTPDGGLLRFLPCSGSTCEAAPAEGNQSRPERLKRTPTGYELRQSDGTLLVYEALFLAPREGRRRYFLSRVVSGAGVDLAQLNYAQPNLNDCAQGAPGSSPGVPYLSSVQSPAGASLSFEYRALARSTGGVDCVIDRVRTLAYQDKPKDSVVYAYTTHGGIERPGRIAQAEKRARLERYLYAAGEFQRSEAGVLLVRHTYGSDGRVDSATGGGHGASLSWEPTAGACQPGSNCCGRMPQVRQAVDSYAGRGDGNEGAAGVLSTYATLSNYGQENAPRMYQTQDECAVSGACSPGSVRSEWTCSSPGNPGKEIARKDKRDNWQVFGYSLSPEASPRLELASVKRGASDMLGTGALEETRYTYIYANGQQLPQVEEEASVLGGAADLKRTLHVYAPGTDREKALIRSGWTRVRGSNGTWTTERRFVGTFFFTTINGTEEDPFGRVREVHGPCWVSSESATDCPTTVPHPVTHYVYFEPNATSAHANRLSQEIVYPAGGPVGPNSVSLMTGHLYDFNSNWSRIETVIDANGRTTTNYYDEDRLVRTEDGAYQAYRSKLITYGYQSDKYLSYISHPEGDFDVFCYRTGTSPDGRCTSGAMSDKLQWVARARGADGTGWTEKTVYAYWPDGTLKEERFLSQTGSGTQTRRVMKYAADAHKRPTWSKWGEGAGSFSAAKSFDGADNLTGVGHAFNNPPAWCGGVKTGMGSLENGTPLSQLCSSLAYDRANRLVQVDEFPEDGVSQRTLFTYDVQGNVSGVKVGCQSTDTFATCAQPVSTYTHDDFGQVVEVSLPHADGPVRYAYDAQGNQVVKETAAMRQAGEYVFSTYDMLSRLVSVQRVHATGSELLYRLGYDAQGTPPSSCPAVEYTKGRLRHREDSFGTTWFSYDLWGNLLGEIRVRAGATTCGTEVNANPHTRYTYTLNGNLQSVTYPNGRTVTYVYGTGGNTNRVSAVDVTLYDGTAWITRRLLSNVTWEPYGGLRGYTLNPPGANGSMTVEYGLGDDGSVPPAGCSTSFPSAAGSDLTGRLRSLRVSSGSVAMGAGTGDIYQRTYTWKADQVVRTDTCLLGQNATPMQETYAYDRTLRLTGAGRTAGNFSATGGAFGSRAYTYDGRGNRTAMTSDGATFSLNYATGSGHKDRLVGWGSSAANSQLGYRLEYDAEGRVTRKADMRENTTLAFEYGQSVGVATESVFRAVEVNGAFYNYYYDGLGRRRQKSYPGGTSDEFFYTGANQLLVDRGSSDVVTPVAHYTQDDYVWLGGRPVALVRGKLSNAWTRLADTSADCTRNGEAAACGVYFPVTDQLGKPVLMLDGSGHVAGAVDYEPFGHVNRVGLVAETVHPLDNDSASSQTLGIMAQPTGTSPLANHATSVRMRAMFHQVDLTAGQVDVVDADLGTVLASVSGAGRGRTWSNWVTPSTGRASVRLVWSGGPTNTTSQGVVLEGYEYQRYQTGAQPFWTPLRFPGQYHDAETDLFENWNRYYDPSIGRYLQSEPVLQMPTIVHGFARQGQVLTPYAYALNNPLHFVDPNGLIPIDTVWDVGNVIYDIVVGDWTALGFDVAAMAVPYVPAGASKVAGLCGKAAKGGGEKLVDIYRAVGPDELEDILATGAFRNLPGLEGKYFTTSGEAAASYARQAVQAFGDAPYTIVRTQVPESVLRTPGISATVDRGIPAYVLPTEALPGLQPQILNYSPIPWRLP
- a CDS encoding RHS repeat-associated core domain-containing protein encodes the protein MEVNGAFYNYYYGGLGRWRQKSYPGGTSDEFFYMGANQLLVDRESSDVVAPVAHYTQDDYVWLEGRPVVLVRGKLSNTWARLADTSADCSRNGEAAACGVYFPVTDHLGKPVLMLDDSGRVSGAVDYEPFGHVNRVGLVAETAHPLNNNSASSQTLGAMEQPTGTSPLANNATSVKMRALFHKVDLTAGQVEVVDANLGTVLASVSGTGRGRTWSDWVTPSTGRANVRLAWPGGPANTTSQGVVLEGYEYQRYQTGAQPFWMPLRFPGQYYDAETDLFENWNRYYDPSIGRYLQPEPILQRPEMLKWYVQGARNLPLYGYAGNNPVNLVDPTGKNPIALLLCAFGGCEAVGAAAGSALLWTGATIGAAWAGAELGAWFNEKKDDDSCPADGQDDSKSLEDIMASATPGRETKGRADQWILPGNADNANADFDALRPTGVRDIPDKRGRVGWLPDGRTVVVRPESSDGRPTLEIQDGKKRIKIRYGP